From the genome of Nitrospirota bacterium:
GCCTTCCGGATGACTTTCTGAATGTCCCTTGTGGATTCGGGCCAGAGGACGATGGCGGGAGTTCGGCCGGGAAAAGAGGATTCGTCCCTTCCGCATCGGATGAGATCGGCGGCTCTTTCGGAGACTTGTGTGGCCGGGAGGAGCCTGCGAAAGGCGGCGGCGACCTTGGAACCGTTGGTTTTCTTGCGGCCCATGGGCCGTTTATATCCTAAAGTAGACTGCGAGGGCTACCGATAGGACTACTAGATCCTCAAGGATGAGGCCCTGAGGACGGAACCGAAGCCGTCCATTCACCTACCCGCAGGGTTGAGTCCAAGAAGATCGATCTCAAGTAGTGTCACCTCCTAGATCCTCGCCCGAAGAAACCTCGGGCGAGGAGTTTTTTTGGGGCCTTTTCAAAGTCGAAACCCGAACTCTGAAATTACCCCGGGGGCCAGGTCATGAAGCGGCCGCCGAGAAGATGGACGTGGAGGTGGTAGACGGTCTGGCCGCCGTTGGGATTGCAGTTGATGACGATGCGGAATCCGTTGTCGGCGAATCCCCCTTTCCGGGCAATTTCGTTCGCCGTTTGGAAGATGTGACTCAAGAGCGCCTGATCCGAATCCTTGACGCTCAAGAGGGTGGAAATGTGACGCTTGGGCACCAGCAAGAGGTGGACCGGCGCCTGGGGGCGGATGTCCTTGATGGCCACGACATGTTCATCCTGGTACTGAATCTCGGTCTTCATTTCTCCGCGGATGACTTTGCAGAAAATGCAATCTTGATTTTCCATCGGCCAACCTCTCAGTCGTACTTCTCGAAATAGATTCTCTTCCGATCGAATCCAAAGTCCAGGAGCTGCTTGCGCACTTCGTCCACCATCTTTTTCAGCCCGCAGACGTATGTTTCCATTTCGGGACGGCCCTTGAGCCGTTTCTCCACTTGAAGCTGAACGTAGCCGCGCTCTCCCTGCCATGCCTCGTTCGCGCGGGAGAGGGTCGGCACAAAACGGAAATTGGCGTGGCGGCGCGCGAGTTCCTCGAACTCCTGTCGGAAAAGGATCTCCGATTCATCTCGAATGCCGAAGAGGAGAAGCACGTCCGGCTGGCACCCCTGATTCAGCAGGTGGGGAATCATGGAACGGAAGGGTGTCAGTCCCGTTCCCGTGGCGATGAAGGCGGCGCCGGACTTTCCCGGATCGCGCAGTACGAAACGACCGGCCGGCCCCTCGAACTTCAGCGAGGCGCCTACCGGTGCGTCGTGGAAGAACGATGAGCCGGGCCCACCTTCCACCCGGGTGATGGCCGTCTCAAATTCGTGGCTCCCATTGGGAGGGGAGGCGATCGAGTAGGCGCGCTGCGGATTGTCCGCCTTGATCGGGAGATGGAAATTGACCCACTGGCCGGGGACGAAGGTGAAGGGCTCCTCTCCCAGCACTTTCAGGCGGAACGCCTTGACGCGCGGGCTGACGGTCCAGGTCTTTACCAGTGAGGCTTCCTTCAGAGGCATCGGCGCATTATCGAGGAGCGCGATCCTCTTTTCAACACTCTCCCCGTCATCACGGACATCGTGTCCGCCGAGAAGGTGGAGAGTGCGGCCGACCTCACGTCGGGCCGTGCACCGCGAGAGAGCGGTGCGGTCGTCGCGCTACGGCTCCAAGTGCTCGTACTTCTCCTTCAGGAATCGGACGACCGCAGGATCGGCGAGGGTGGTGGTGTCGCCCATGGCCCGGCCCTCGGCGATGTCGCGCAGAAGCCGTCGCATGATTTTTCCGCTGCGCGTCTTGGGGAGCTCGGCGGCGAAGAGAACGTCGTCCGGGCGGGCGATGGCCCCGATCTTCTTGACCACGTGCTGCTTCAATTCGTCCTTCACCGCATCCGATGACGTGATCCCTTCCTTCAGCGTGACGAAGGCGACGATGGCGTTTTCCTTGATCTCGTGCGCTTTGCCGATGACCGCCGCTTCGGCCACCTTGGGATTGTCCACGAGCGAGCTCTCCAGTTCCATCGTGCTCAGGCGATGACCGGCCACCTTGATCACGTCGTCGACTCGGCCGAGGAGCCAGTAATACCCGTCTCTGTCCCGTTTGGCGCCGTCGCCCGTGTTGTAGACGCCGTCGAACCGGCTCCAATACTGGTTCTTGTACCGTTCGGGATCTCCATAGATGCCGCGCAACATCGCAGGCCAGGGGTGGGTGATCACCAAATACCCGCCGCCTGCCTTGACGGGCTTGCCGCTCTCGTCGACGATTTCGGCACGAATCCCCGGGAACGGCCGGGTGGCCGAACCGGGTTTGAGGCGCGTGAGAGCGGGGAGAGGCGTGATCAAAATCATGCCGGTTTCCGTCTGCCACCATGTATCCACAATCGGGCACCGTTTTTTCCCGATTACAGTGTGGTACCAAATCCATGCCTCGGGGTTGATCGGCTCGCCCACGCTGCCGAGAAGCCGGAGCGAACTCAGATCGTGCTTGTTCGGAAACGCGTCGCCCCATTTCATGAAGGCGCGGATCGCGGTGGGGGCGGTGTAGAGGATGGTGACGCCGTACTTTTCGACGATGGACCAGAAGCGATCCTTTTCCGGCCAGTCCGGACCGCCCTCGTACATCACAACGCTGGCGCCGTTCGAGAGGGGCCCGTAGACCACGTAGGTATGGCCGGTAACCCACCCGATATCCGCCGTGCACCAGTAGACGTCGTCCTCCTTGAGGTCGAACACATGCTTCGTGGTGACGTGCGCTCCGACGAGATATCCGCCGCTCGTGTGAATGATGCCCTTCGGCTTGCCGGTGGTGCCGCTCGTGTAGAGAAGATAGAGCATGTCCTCGCTATCGACCGGGAGCGGTTCGCACGTCATCGGTGCGGCGTCCATCAGATCGTTCCACCAGAAGTCGCGACCGTCCTTCATGGGCACGATCATCTTCCCGCCGAGCCGCCGGACGACAACTACCTTATGTACGTCCGGACAGCTCTGGAGTGCGTCGTCCACATTCTGCTTGAGCGGCACGACCCCGCCGCGCCGATACCCGCCGTCGGCCGTGATGAGGACCTTGGACTGGGCATCCAGGATGCGGTCTTTAAGCGCCTCCGCGCTGAACCCGCCGAAGACGACGCTGTGCACGGCGCCGATGCGCGCGCAGGCCAGCATCGCGATCGGCAGCTCCGGGATCATGGGCATATAGAGCGTGACACGGTCGCCCTTCTTGACCCCGATGGTCTTGAGCGCATTCGCGCATTTGCAAACTTCACGGTGAAGATCCCGGTAGGTCAAGACGCGCGTGTCGCCGGGTTCTCCCTCCCATATGATGGCCGCCTTGTTCTTCCGCGGGCCGGTGAGATGGCGGTCGATGCAGTTGTGCGAAAGGTTCAGCTTCCCCCCGACGAACCATTTCGCGTAGGGTTCCTTCCAATCGAGGACCTTCTTCCAAGGTTTGAACCAGTCGATTTCGCCCGCACATCGGGACCAGAATTTGAGAACGTTCTCGCCCTCTTTGTAGATGGCGCCGTTCCGCGCGTTGGCTTGTTTCCGAAACGAAGCGGACGGCGCAAAGGCGCGTTTTTCAACCCATAGATCATCCAGGCCGCGTGATGTCATGTTGAACCTCCCATACTCTCTACGTCATCGCGGACTTCGTGTCCGCCGAAAAGGTGGCCCCCTCCGCTACGCTCCGGGGACGACGAAATGTAGCATCATCGGGTCTCGGCGTCGAGAGTACGGCCGGCATCCTTCCGGTCCGTGCAGAGCTTACCGGGCGCGCAGGATGGACGCAAATCCCCGAAGGACACCCAGTCCATACCGCACGAATCCCTTCTTGGATTTGCCGTGCGTGCGGGGATGGATCCGGATGGGGACTTCTCCGATGCGCGCCCCGATGTCCTGAAGCTTCCGGTAGAGCTCCATCGAGAAGTATTGCGGCTCCTCGGCCGCCTC
Proteins encoded in this window:
- a CDS encoding histidine triad nucleotide-binding protein translates to MENQDCIFCKVIRGEMKTEIQYQDEHVVAIKDIRPQAPVHLLLVPKRHISTLLSVKDSDQALLSHIFQTANEIARKGGFADNGFRIVINCNPNGGQTVYHLHVHLLGGRFMTWPPG
- the acs gene encoding acetate--CoA ligase, whose amino-acid sequence is MTSRGLDDLWVEKRAFAPSASFRKQANARNGAIYKEGENVLKFWSRCAGEIDWFKPWKKVLDWKEPYAKWFVGGKLNLSHNCIDRHLTGPRKNKAAIIWEGEPGDTRVLTYRDLHREVCKCANALKTIGVKKGDRVTLYMPMIPELPIAMLACARIGAVHSVVFGGFSAEALKDRILDAQSKVLITADGGYRRGGVVPLKQNVDDALQSCPDVHKVVVVRRLGGKMIVPMKDGRDFWWNDLMDAAPMTCEPLPVDSEDMLYLLYTSGTTGKPKGIIHTSGGYLVGAHVTTKHVFDLKEDDVYWCTADIGWVTGHTYVVYGPLSNGASVVMYEGGPDWPEKDRFWSIVEKYGVTILYTAPTAIRAFMKWGDAFPNKHDLSSLRLLGSVGEPINPEAWIWYHTVIGKKRCPIVDTWWQTETGMILITPLPALTRLKPGSATRPFPGIRAEIVDESGKPVKAGGGYLVITHPWPAMLRGIYGDPERYKNQYWSRFDGVYNTGDGAKRDRDGYYWLLGRVDDVIKVAGHRLSTMELESSLVDNPKVAEAAVIGKAHEIKENAIVAFVTLKEGITSSDAVKDELKQHVVKKIGAIARPDDVLFAAELPKTRSGKIMRRLLRDIAEGRAMGDTTTLADPAVVRFLKEKYEHLEP
- a CDS encoding oxidoreductase, which gives rise to MPLKEASLVKTWTVSPRVKAFRLKVLGEEPFTFVPGQWVNFHLPIKADNPQRAYSIASPPNGSHEFETAITRVEGGPGSSFFHDAPVGASLKFEGPAGRFVLRDPGKSGAAFIATGTGLTPFRSMIPHLLNQGCQPDVLLLFGIRDESEILFRQEFEELARRHANFRFVPTLSRANEAWQGERGYVQLQVEKRLKGRPEMETYVCGLKKMVDEVRKQLLDFGFDRKRIYFEKYD